gggagggccttGGTCTGAGGGGACGGGCCCCCATCAACATTCACAGGATCACAGGCCGTGCGCGCGTTGTGGTGAGGAccctgagggaggaggggaaggggcccCAGAGGAGCCGCCCCTGCCTGTCAGCCATGGGAGGCCCCGGGGCGGAGTGATTACACGCGGTGTGCCCTGACTTCCTCCTCCGGGCCTCAGAGGGACTGGGACTGGCTTTAAGGAGCAGGCCCTCGGGTCATCGGACAGGAgggcccaggccctgctgggaAGTCATGATGAGGAGCCCGCGGCAGGACTGAGGGATCCTGGGCCCCCGAAAAGAGCCTGCCTGGGAAGCTCCAGGGTGCTCAGAACCTATGCAACTGGCCCTGACTTCCTCATCCGGGTATCACGGCACTGGGGACTTGCATAAGGAGCAGGTCCTGGGGTCGGCAGAGGGGAGGACCGGGTCCAAATGGGAGGCAAGGTGAGGACCCTGAGGAACACCTATGGACCGTAGACCCCAAACAGGTAGGGCGGCAGGGCCCCTGGGCGGGGTGTTGGAAGGCCCCAGAGCACGATAAGCACATGAGGTGTTCCCTGTCCCCTGCCGCGGGGACTCTTCCAGAGGTGAGGGCCGTGGTGTGAGGAGTGTGGCTTCAGGTGGACAGAGGGGTGCCCAGGAACGTGGGTGAGGACTGAACGGACCCTGTCTAGGAAATGGGGGACCCCAAGCGTATCTGCCCCTGAGGTCCATCCTGGGAGGCCAGGCCAGGTGTCAGGAGGAGTGATGGCGTCCCCACTTGCTCCTGACGGGTGTCAGCAGGAAGGTGGCCTTGGCCTGCAGGATGCGTCCTCACGTTAGCAGAAGGGATCTTTGCAGGCCCTGCCAGGGGTAAATAGGAAACCCTTGAAGACGCTGAGGGGACTCCCACTCCAGCCAGAGGGGTTGGACCGTGAAATCGGCCCTGCCGGCATGATCCCTGAAGACCCGGGACAGGGGTGGCCTAAAGGGGTGCGCtggcacctctgtctctgcctctgagggAGGTGGGCCCTGTTCTGAGGGGCGACGTGAGGGGGCAGAGGGAGCTGAGCCAGGTCCCGCCAGAGAGGAGTCCCGGCATCTGCCGGGACTCAGGAAGAGTAGCCTCGGCAGGAGGGAGGGCATGAAGGTTGGCTCCCCGGAAAGGAGGAGGGACTGTGCAGAGACCGGGCAGGGCTGGCTGTCTGAGGCAGGCTCCCCCTTCCGCCGCATGGGCGGGGACGGTGAGTACCCTGGTGGTCTGGGATCCGTCATGTCAGCAGAGGGAGGAGTCCCAGGCTGTGCCGCGTGTCAGTGTGAGGACATTCCTGAGGACCGGCCATACCCCCATCCCCAACTCAGAAAGGAAAGGACTCCGGAGAGTccagctgtcctctttcctcagcCCTGGAATGAATAGTGAGCGGAAGGCCTAAGTCACACGCTCCTTCGTCGCATGGGCGGGAAGGGGGAGAGTCCCCCGGGTCGTGAGGTCTGAGTCTAAGCAGGAGATGCCCACTATGCCcggtgggggctgggaggaagCGCAGGCCCCGGCACGGGTGAAGGGATGACCTACGGGAGGCCGACAGCCCCCCCACCAGGACAGGGGCCGGCCCTAATGGCAGCCTTTGGGATCCTGCTGGGGTTCACGGAGTGTGCATGTGGGGCCTCATGACACATCTCTGAGTTCTCAGGGAGGTGAGGACCTTGGTCTGAGTGCCCCGGGTCAGGAGGTCTAAAGAGGGGCAGCGGGGCCACAGAGGCAGGAGTCTGGGGTCCTGCCAATATCATGGTGAGGACCCTGAGGGAGCAGGGAGTGTACCCCGATGCCCAGAACCTAGAGAGGGCCGGCCCTGCTGTGAGGCCTGGGAAATCCCAGCAGTGCCTGTCAGGCTGAGCCCCTCCTCATGTCTGGGTCGGTGTTCTCAGGGAGGGGAGGGCCTGTAAGTGACGCCTGGACCCAGGCCAGCTGAGACAGCACCCCAGGCCCCGACAGGCTTCTCCATGCCAGGAGCATCGCCAGCCCTGGGCCGGGCCTGGGTACGCGTGGTCCCCACACTTCCTTCTGATCCCTTCTGGGCGTGTGTGCCCTGTTCCAAGAGCTTTGTCTCAGGCCAGCATCCGTGGGAGGTGTGGACCCTGAGCGAGCCAGGAGGGGGCAACCTTCCCTGGCCAGGCAGAGACCTCACAGAGGCAGGCCCACCCCTCCTGTCAGCACGGGGcgcccagggctgggctggcgGACCTCACCCTGAGATGCCTGCTCGTGTCCTCTGGCAGGGACATCAGGAAACGGCAGCTGAAGTCCTGCGGCACCTGTCCTGAGGTCGCAGAGCCATGGAGGACCAGGCTGAGCCAGGAGACAAGGTGGGGCGCCCGACCTGTATGTGTCCTCAGGGCTCTTGCATACGGGACGGGTCCCCTCAGCCTCCAGTCCCTCATCCTCGGGCTCGGCTGGCACACCACCAGGGACCCATCATTTCATCCTTTGGGTTGTGCATGGACAGACTGCCCGCCCAGCAGGGGAGacccctgggaggcaggagcCCACCCCCAAAGCAGAGCCCCAGGGTCCCCGGTGCCCACTTCCCCCCATCACCCCTGCAGGTTGCCATTCCCCTGAGCAGCGTCAGCATGCCTCTGGGCGCGAGGAGTGTGCAGTGCCTGTTGGAGGAGGCCCAGCAGGAGGCGAGCGAAGCCCAGGGCCTGGAAGGGGCCCAGCCTTCGTCTCAGGATGGGCCAGCCACCCTGGGAAGTGAGCCCCACGCCCATAGCTCCAGCAGCCATGGGGACGAGGCCGCAGGGGATGCCAGGGCCTCTCTCCAAGATGCGCTGCGCAGGAAGGAGATCCAACTGGTGACCTTCCTGCTCCACAAGTACCGCGCCAAGGAGCCGACCACGAAGGCAGAGATGCTGGAGCTGGTCGCCCAGGATCACCAGGACCACTTCCCTGACATCCTCAGCCGTGCCTCCTTGTCCTTGGAGCTGACCTACGGCATTGATGTAAAGGAAGTAGATCCCAGCAGCCACTCCTATGTCCTGGTCCCCACCCTGGGCCTCACCTGGGATGGGGTGACCGAAGAGCAGCGCCTCCCCAAGACCGGCCTCCTGGCGCTGCTCCTGGGCAAGATTTTCCTGTGGGGGGGCCGGATCCCAGAGAAGTATATGTGGGAAATACTTAGTGCCAGGGGGGTGTACTCCGGGAGGGAGCACTGCATCTTCGGGGAGCCCAGGGAGCTCATCACCAGGGTCTGGGTGCAGGAGCAGTACCTGGAGTACCAGCAGGTTCCCGACAGCAATCCTGCTCGCTTCCATCTGCTCTGGGGCCCCAGGGCCCACGCAGAGGCCAGCAGGGTGCAGGTCCAGCAGTTTTTGCTCAGGCTCCTTAGCACACCTATAGGCCCTTTCCTGTGCCCATCTGAGGAGGCTAGGACCAATGAGGAACAGGGTCCCTGAGCAGAGGGGGGCCAGGCCCAGGCCAAGCCCCCGTCAGGCAGGCGCTTCTGCTGGGCATGCAGTCAGGCCCCTTCTCCCTCTGGCCTAGGAGAGAGAGCAGCCAGCACTCTAAGGAGCGCAGGTTCTGTGCCACGTGGGCTGGAGCCTCTGGGCTCCTGTTCTCCCCGACCCCATGGAAGTGGGTCTCTGTTACCTCTGGTGTGATTCCCCCTGTTGTTCCTTTTCATAGAAAGGGCGGTTAGCTTCATCGTCTGTTTCTGTATGACATGTATCCCATGTATGTTTGGACAGTTTACCAGTTCAGTGCGTTGCTGTTTTGTAGACACATGGGGACACCTTCCATCTGAGTTTGTGACCAGAGCTAGGTCACATGGCATCGGCCTCGCCACTC
This DNA window, taken from Manis pentadactyla isolate mManPen7 chromosome X, mManPen7.hap1, whole genome shotgun sequence, encodes the following:
- the LOC118923992 gene encoding melanoma-associated antigen 11-like: MEDQAEPGDKVAIPLSSVSMPLGARSVQCLLEEAQQEASEAQGLEGAQPSSQDGPATLGSEPHAHSSSSHGDEAAGDARASLQDALRRKEIQLVTFLLHKYRAKEPTTKAEMLELVAQDHQDHFPDILSRASLSLELTYGIDVKEVDPSSHSYVLVPTLGLTWDGVTEEQRLPKTGLLALLLGKIFLWGGRIPEKYMWEILSARGVYSGREHCIFGEPRELITRVWVQEQYLEYQQVPDSNPARFHLLWGPRAHAEASRVQVQQFLLRLLSTPIGPFLCPSEEARTNEEQGP